The Sphingobacteriales bacterium genome contains the following window.
GAAATTATAACTATTATCTCGAATAAGAAAGACCGTAAAACGGTATAAAACATTAATTAATTGCCTTTTAGAAGCCTTATATGTTATAATTATCATAATAACAGCGCCAAAATTAGAAAAGGGAAGTATAATAGCGTATCTTTGCACCAATTAAATAATTAAAATGAATAAAGGAATTGTAAAGTTCTTTAATGATTCAAAAGGTTTTGGATTTATTAAAGACGCAGAATCAAACAAAGAGTACTTCGTACACGTTAACGGCCTGATCGACAGTATCAGAGAAAACGATGAGGTAGTGTTTGAGCTGGAAGAAGGAAGAAAAGGTTTAAATGCAGTTAATGTTAAAATAGCATAATATAGCTTACCGATTACTTTTACAAGCCCCGCATTTCTGCGGGGCTTTTTTATTGCGGCTTTTGGAAGAATACGTCATTGCGTGGAACGAAGCAATCTGAATAATAATTTCATTTGTCACTTTTTGAGCCAAAAAGTACCAAAAGCTTTTATGATGTTTAAAGGCAATTTTAAAATCTATTTTTAGATTTTTAACCGCTGATAAAATAAACACAGATGCTGATGCCACGCTTCGTTTATTTTACAGCTATTGCTGAAAAACATCATAAACCTAAACCTTCTGCGGTTTGGTGGTTCATTTCAATAGAATTAAATCTTGAATTATAGAAATAATACTCTTCCTCTTCACATCAGCTAATTAACTAATTATACAACCTCGCTTTCTCCTTTTCATCTTCTTCAAAAATATAATTACTGTAATTCTGAATGACATTGTAAACGGTATCTCGTTCTATCGGTTTTCTGCCAACCGCTTTAATCAGGTTCACCAGTTCACGGGTACTCATCGCCGGATGCTGTTCTTCACTGCCGGCCATGGAATAAATCTTAGTGGTATCGTCAATCGTTCCATCCACATCGTCCACACCAAAATTCAGCGACAGCTGTGTCGTATTCCTGCCTATCATCGCCCAATAGGATTTGATGTGTTCGAAATTATCTAAATAAATTCTGGAGATGGCATAATTACGTAAATCTTCTATAATCGTGGCTTCCGGAAGGTGCTTCATCTCATTGTGCTGATTGCGAAACTTAAGCGGGATAAATGCATTGAAGCCGCCCGTCTTATCCTGCAGCTGACGCAGCCTTTCCAGGTGGTCTACCCGGTGCTCAAAGGTTTCGATATGCCCGTACAGCATCGTCGCATTGCTCGGCAGACCGATTTTGTGGGCGATTTCATGTATCTCCAGCCATTCTTGCGCGCTGCATTTTCCGCCCGCTATTTCATCCCGGATATCCGAATGAAAGATTTCAGCGCCGCCGCCCGGCATGGAATCCAACCCGGCAGCCTGCATGGCACGCATACCCTCTTCATAACTCATCTTAGCCTTTTTCAAAATATAATGATATTCGACAGGTGTCAGAGCCTTGATGTGTAAATCCGGGCGATGCGCCTTGATGGCTTTGAACAGTTCGACATAAAAATTAAAATCCTGTTTCGGTATCACCCCGCCTGTGATGTGCACTTCCGTAACGGGTTGCCCGTCGTATTTTTTAATGATGTCCAGGATATCGTCAATAGAGTATTCCCATCCCTGCTCTCTATGCTTGATTAAACGGGAATAGGAACAAAACTTACAGGTATAGACACAGATATTCGTAGGCTCCACGTGAAAGTTGCGGTTGAAATACGTATTATCCCCGTGTTTCATGTTGCGGATATAATTGGCCAGTGTTCCGACAAAACCCAACTCACCTTTCTGGTACAAGAGTACACCCTCGTCAAACGTGATTCGCTCTTTGTTTAATACTTTCTCCGCAATATTCTTGAGGGATGTATCTATTTTCAGGTTTTGAATCAATACTTCAACAACATCTGCATTGGTTATCATAATGGTTTAACAATTAAAGGTGTAATCTTGTTGTAAAAGTACATAATTGCCTGTTAATAATGAATATATTAACCACCTGGCTATATAGTCGTCTATGAGTAAATTCAAAGAATTTTGTGTAATTCTACATTTTCATAGGAAAAAAGTTCTTTAACACTTTATACAATAAAAACACAGAAAAGAATAGATTCTTTTATTCTATGTGGTTTACATTTCAGATACGTAACTTCGTACCGTGAAAAACGAAAAATTCATATTATACCTTCTCACGTTTATCTGGTTCTGCGCCATCGTGGATTTTTTACTGATGCTGCCACTCGGAACGGAATTGATGCATTTATACCACATCCAGCCCCGGGAGTACAGCATGCTGATATTTGCATTTTCGCTGAGCGGCGGCATTTCGGCTTTTATGGCTGCATTTTACATAGACCGCTATGACCGAAAAACCGTCTTGCTCACTGCATTCTTCTTTTTCGCTATCGGCAGTATCTTATGTTCCTTTGCACATACGTATCATCTAATGCTGTTTGCCAGGTTCTTTACCGGCCTGTTCGGCGGATTACTGGGCGGTGTTTCTACCGCCTATATCAGCGACATGGTACCGTATGAGCGGCGGGGAAAAGCGATGGGTATCCTGAATCTGGGGTTTGGGCTGGCTTCTATCGTCGGTATTCCATTCGCCATCTTCATTTGCGAACACATGGATGTTTTCTGGCCTTTCCGTGTGATTGGGATTCTGTCTTTAGTCACATTGATACCCGCCATTTACTACTTACCCGAAATGCGCGACCACATTCCGCCGGACAACAATAGTATCCAGGACATTGCGCTTGCCATATTTTCACTGGCAGCCTATCCTTTCGTCTATTATCTTTCGCGGGCGGCACGATACCGGCTGAAAGTAAATATCTCGAAGATTGCGGAAGTGCTGCGCGTATTGAAGGACAAGAACCTGCAAAATGCTTTGCTCTTCGGCTTCTTTCTGGTACTGGGTCATTTTATGTTCATCTCTTTCATCAACCCGTATCTGGTGGGCAACCTGGGATTCAAACTGGAAGACACCAAATGGATGTATATCGTTGGAGGCATTTCCGTTTCGCTCACGTCTCCTACTATCGGTAAATTTATTGATACACTGGGAAAGCTGAAATCTTTCCGGATTCTGATTCTGCTATCTTTCATTCCTATTTTAGTGATTTCGCATATCCATGAGGCATCCATCATGATGGCCTTACTGATATGTGCTTTCATGTTTATCTTCAACAGTGGCCGTATGATTGCTGCCCAGACTTTAATTACAGGCGCACCAACGGAAGAACAACGAGGTAAATTCCTGGTCATCGGATCTTCCCTGATAGAAATGAGTGAAGGGTTCTCCGCATTAATCGGCGGCTTGATTCTTACCAAAGACGAGGTGACCGGGCATTTGAACAACTACAACTACATTGCCTATATTGCTGTGTTGATTGGTATTCTGTGTATTTACTTAGCGAGCCGGATAGAGGTGAATGCGGAATAACACCTGATAAATATCATATCCTGTATAGAATTTACATTCAAAAAAAATGTACCTTTAAAGGTATTGTTTTGATAAAAAGCTACAGATAGCCAGACAACCTATGCTTACCCGTAAATACTATTATTATTTTCTGCTTTATGCTTTTTTTTTGGTGAGTTGCGGAAGAAAATCGGAAACGACCAAACCAGTCCGTAAAGACATCACAGAAACCGTTTTTGCATCGGGCACCCTGGAGCCGGATCAACAATACAATCTGACGGCTCAGGCGGAAGGCCATCTGACGGAATTAAATCTGGAAGAAGGCAATACAATCCCAGCCGGAAAAGTAGTAGCGGTGATAGACAATATTCAAAACACCATCAGCGCTATCGGCTCTAATGAGTTGTTATCAGTTGCAGAATACAATACCAATAAGAATGCGCCCGCTTTCAAACAGATCGAAGCCAATATCAGCGCAGCAGCAGAAAAATTAAAACTGGATATCGTGCAGGAAGAACGGTACAAAGTACTGTATGAAAAGGGTGCCGCTACCAGGAATGAATATGAAACCAGGCAACTGGCGACAAGCAGTTCCAAAGCCAACCTGGATGCACTCAGGGCTTCTTACGACGCCTTGAAAAAACAAACGCAACAGCAGTTGATAACGCAGCGAACACAAACAAAAGTAAATAATTACCTGAACAGCAACAATCAGCTGAAAGTGGTCGTAAGCGGAAAGGTCTATAAAAAATTCAAGGAAAAAGGAGACTACGTCCGCAAAGGTGATATTATTGCGACTATCGGAAATCCAAATGTACTTTATGCCAAGTTAAGTGTGGATGAGTCCAATATTGCAAAAGTGCAGGTCGGGCAGGAAGTGGCAATTCAACTCAACACGTATAAAAGCAAATACTATAAGGGCAACCTGTATGAGATACTGCCTTCCTTTGACGAAAGCACCCAGTCGTTTTACTGCAAGGTCAAGTTTACAGACTCTCTTGACTTCAAGTTAGCCCGTACACAATTACAGGCAAATATTATCATTGGCCATAAAAAGAATGCGCTGCTGATTCCCCGCAACTATTTAGGCTATGGCAATACAGTGATGGTCAAAGGTAAGAAAGAACCGGTAAAGGTAACGACCGGCTTCATTGCTGACGAATGGGTGGAAATCACCGGCGGTATTCAGGAGACAACCCTCATCACCACAGAAAATCTACCATAACTGCATGCGAACCACCGTAAATGTAGAAATAGCGCTTACCCACCTGCTCACCCGCAGGAAGCAAACTATTGTGGCGGCTTTGGGGGTAATGATTGGAGTGGCTATTTATATTTTCATGAATTCCATGATGACCGGTTTTGACCGCTCTGCCAATGAATCCTTTTTTAAAACGATGCCGCACATCCGGATTTACAAAGAAGATGTCATCAGTAGATCCATCTTGCCGGATCCCTACCAAAGCACGACCCCTGTTATCATCAATCCCAAGATCGCAACAGACGCGAAAAACCTGATTAACCCCTTTCAGATTGTCGCTATGCTGAAAAAACAACCGGATGTCGTTGCTGTAGCGCCGAATGTAACGGTCAATATTTTTTACAACAACGGAAAGTCTCAGCTAAGCGGTATTGCCTCCGGCATAAATGTGCCGGAACAAAATAAAATGTTCAACATCGAATCCTTTTTAGTGGAAGGCAATATTAACGATTTACAAACCACTCAGAACGGTATTATCCTTGGAACGGGTATTGCCGCCAGTCTGAACATTCAACTCCACGACAACATTACGGTGACTTCTTCCAAAGGCGTATTCAAGGTAATGAAGGTGGTTGGATTTTTCCAATCAAACAACTCCCTGGTCGACAAATCGAAATCATACATCAACATAGCGGCGGCGCAGCAACTCCTGCAAGCAGGTCCCACATATGTAACGGATATATACGTCAACATCAAGAATCCCGACATTTCAGACCGCTCCATTCCTGCCTTCTCCAGACTGACGGGTTATGCGGCGGAAGACTGGAAAAAAGCCAACGAAGCGATACTGTCGGCTTACAAGGCAAGAAGAATTATGGGTTATGCCATTTCCTTATCTATACTGCTGGTAGCGGGATTCGGCATTTTTAATATTCTGAACATGTCCATCCTGGAAAAAATGAATGACATCGCCATACTTAAAGCCACCGGATTTTCCGGAAAAGATGTCGTACGCATTTTTGTGTCACAGGCTGTATTCATTGGGGTAGCAGGTGTTTTGCTAGGCATCGCGCTGAACTTCGTTCTGGTGCGGGCGATGAGCAATGTCTATATTGGCGGCGACACCGGATATTTCCCCATACGCCTTGAACCGCTTATTGTAGCCGAAGGAATCCTTTTCGGATTAATCATCACCTTTATCGCCGGTTATATTCCATCCCGGAAAGCTGCCAATGTTGACCCGGTAAGGATTTTCAGGAAATGACGGATAGGAAAATCATATTGAGTGCGAAGGGCATCGGTAAATATTTCTATGAACCGGTGAAGTTCAAGGTATTGGACAGCATAACATTTGATATCCGTCAGGGCGAATTCCTCAGCATCATTGGTAAATCAGGCTGCGGAAAGTCCACGTTGCTCTATATCCTTTCCACCATGGATACGGATTACGAAGGCGAACTGATCATAGATGGCGAAAACCTGACACACTATAAACAGGAACAACTGGCCGCCATCCGCAATGAGAAAATCGGGTTTATCTTTCAGTTCCATTTCTTACTCCCTGAATTTTCCTGTCTTAAGAACATCATGATTCCGGCATTAAAACTTGGGAAATATTCCAGAGAAGAAATTGAAGCCAGAGCGTATGAAAAGCTGAAATTGCTGGGATTAAAGGACCAGGCACTGAAACCGTCTTCCAAGCTTTCGGGCGGTCAACAGCAGCGGGTGGCGATTGCAAGGGCCCTGATCAACGACCCGCTGATCATTATGGGTGATGAACCCACCGGAAATCTGGATACTGCCAATACAAATAACGTATTTGACATATTAAAAGAACTGGCACATGATTTCAAGCAAACCATCATAGCCGTCACACATGATACGGATTTTGCCAGAGCCTCAGACCGAACCATAGAAATGGAAGACGGAAAGATCATCAGCCTGGGGTATTAAAGATTACCCGGTCACGAGATCACAGACCGCTTCCACCCATTTGTCTTCGGAATTCAGGCTTTCCACCAGTGTGATGCTTTCGCCGCCATGTTCTTGGTACAGTTCCAGGTATTCCGTACGGATTTCGTACAAGGTTTCCAGGCAATCCGCCACGAATGCCGGGGAAAAAACCAGCAGCTTTTTCTTACCTGCTTTTGTCAGTTCTGGGATGACTGCCACCGTATAGGGTTCCAGCCAGACTTCCTTCCCCAAACGCGACTGAAATGTCACGGTAAATTTATCTTTCGGGAGATTCAATTTTTCCGTAATCAGCCTCGTCGTTTCATAGCATTGCGCTTTGTAACAATGCTGATTGATTTCTGTCATCTTCGCACAGCAGTCTTTGTTTTGCAAACAATGCTTACCCGTAATATCGGCGTTCTTTAAATGACGCGCCGGCAAGCCATGGTAGGAAAACAAGACATGGTCGTAATCATCGAAATTGAATTTATTGCCCTGCGCCGCAAACGCATCGATAAATTTCTCCTTGTCGTAAAAATGATGAATATATTTCAAATCCGGAATGGTCAGCCATTTGGATGTAATTTCCTGTACTTTCTGAATCACTGAATCGTTACAGGCGGAAGAGTATTGCGGAAACAAGGGCAGCACCACAATCTTATTCACCTGCTGCAGCCTGAATTTCTCCAGGACACTCGCCAGACTTGGATTTTGGTACCGCATGGCATATTCCACCACAAATTCATCACCATTCAGTTTTGCAGCTACTTTTTTAGTCAGGTCCTGCAGGTGATAAAGCAAGGGCGACCCTCGGTTCTTATCCCATATCTCGCGGTAGGTTTTGGCAGAATTTTTATAGCGCAGTGGAACAATGATGCCGCGCACCAGCAATTGGCGAACCAGCCACGGATAGTCAATCACACGGCCGTCGGTTAAAAACTCATTCAAATATTTAAACACATCGCCATTGTTCGGGCTGTCGGGTGTTCCAAGATTTACGAGTAATATGCCGGTCTTTTTGATCATACCTTATGTTTGATATCCGTGTCTCTTTTAAAAAAATGAAAGATTTACGCCTGTATAAATAAATTATCAAATGCATTGTTCATCACAACGGTTGTTTTATCAATATCTTCATCCGAATGTGCCGCAGAAACAAAACCCACTTCATAGCCGGAAGGACCGAAATAGATGCCATTATCCAGCAGGTAGTGATACACCTTGGCGAATAAAGACATCTTGCCTGAATTAATCTGGTCGGCACGATTCAGGTGTGCCATATCGGAAAACGCAAACCAGAAAATGGAACCGATATTGTAAATCGTAATCTCGTAGCCTTTCGCACGGATATGCTGCCGGATGCCATCTACCAATTTATCAGTCTTATGTTGCAGCTGATGGTAAAAATCAGGCTGCAAACATGCCGTAAGCTGCGCCGCACCTGCGGCCATCGCCACCGGATTACCGCTGAGTGTGCCTGCCTGGTAAACAGGGCCGAGCGGCGAGATATGATTCATGATTTCATGGCTGGCACCATAGGCACCTACCGGCATTCCGCCGCCGATGATTTTTCCGAATGTGATGATATCGGGTTGTATCTTATAAAGACCCGCTGCACCTTCAAAGCCGACACGGAACCCTGAAATGACTTCATCGAAAATCAACAGAACGTTATACTTCGTACACATTTCGCGGAGATACAGCAAGAATTTATGCGACTGAATCAGCAATCCGTTATTGGCCGGTATCGGCTCTATGATGACAGCGGCAATTTCGTGGTGCAGTTTTTCCAAAGTTGTACGAAAGGCTTCCTCGTCATTTAACGGCAACACGATGGTTTCATTCGCAAAGCTCTCCGGCACACCGGCAGATGTTGATTCACCGAATGTGACCAGACCGGAACCCGCTTTCACCAATAAAGAATCGACATGTCCGTGATAGCAGCCTTCAAACTTGATGATTTTTGATTTTTGTGTGACACCGCGCGCCAAACGCAATGCGGACATGACCGCTTCCGTTCCGCTGCTGACGAATCTTATCATCTCGATAAAGCTATGATTCGAAATAATCAATTCCGCCAATTGGTTTTCCAAAGCTGTCGGCGTGCCGAAAGAAGCGCCATTTTTAACGGTTTCAATAATTGCCTGTTCAACAGCATCATTTGCATGGCCGAGAATAAGTGGGCCCCAGGAACAGCAATAGTCAATAAATTCATTGCCGTCTTCATCCCAGACATGGGCACCTTTTCCTTTTTTCATAAATACGGGTGTGCCGCCTACTGATTTAAACGCACGCACCGGAGAATTGACGCCTCCCGGCATCAAGGATCTTGCTTTTTCAAAAAGTCGTTTGGAATTATCTTGTTTCATTTGTTTACATTCATTCACTCTAGAAAAATAAAGCGTAAAAATACGAAATCGGATGTATTGTTTGGATTAAATGATCATATATTCTCTTTAGAACTGCGGATCATTTCGGCGTAATTCTGTTTCAGGAGCATTGCCCGCACTATCCGGACAATACGTTTTTCTTTTGTTTCCGGGGTTTTAGCCGCATCCACATATTTGCTGAAATAGTTCTGATGAGAAGACGGAAGCGATGTAAAAAAGGCTAACGCCTCCGCATCATCCTGCAGGCAAAGCATCAGGTCCCGGTTTAATTCATATTCCGTTTCATCTTTTTCCAGTTGCACAAAAATCTCCGCCCCGGTCTTTTTCCCCATCCGTTTCCGCAAGTCTGACTTCAATGGAAGAATATAATTTCCTTCGCCCATCGGTATTAACGATATACCATTGATAGCAGTTTCATCGAGGTATCCTTTTACCCTAAACGATTTTTTGTCACCCGGATTCATCTTTTCGGCAATATCAGATGGAATAAAGATATAGGACCAGCCGGTTTTCTCCCCTTTTCTGCCAAATTTTTCTATGACGGTCTTCCAATCAGGCATCTTTCCATTTTGGTAGCTGAATATAAAAAACAGTATGCTCACTTACGACGGAATCAAACCATATTTTTCCATTCATCCGTTCCACAATATTCTTGCTAATGGCCAATCCCAATCCGGTACCACTGGATTTTGTGGTGAAATTGGGCTCAAAAATGTGCGTTCTCTTATCTTCCGAAATCCCAATACCATTGTCTTTTACCAAGACAACATAACCGTCTTCAGTTACATTCATTTCTATATCAATTCGGCCTTCTCTTGTTTCGGGTATTGCCTGTGTGGCATTTTTAATCACATTGGTAAACACGCGCATCAGCTGTTCCCTGTCGCCGTATACGTACGCATGTTCCGGCAACGGGCTGACGGAAATCTCCACATGCTCCATTTCCCTGAATAATTCTATCGTTGAAATCAGCAAGGGTACGCTGTCCACCTTTTCAAAACTGCCCTGCGGCATTTTGGCAAAATCTGAAAAGGCTGTAGCAATATTGGATAAATTATCTATCTGCTCAATCAGGCGATGTGCTATTTTTTCGGTCATATCCTTGATATCCGGCGAGTCATCTCTGAGTGCACGTTGTAAATGCTGAATACTCAGTTTCATCGGGGTAAGCGGATTCTTAATTTCGTGTGCCACCTGTTTGGCCATTTCCCGCCAGGCTCCTTCCCGTTCTGACTTTGCCAACAAATCCGCGCTCTTTTCCAACTCCGCCAGCATGAGGTTATATTGTTTCACCAGCAATCCGATCTCATCATCATTTTTCCAGGTAATCGGCGTATTGGTTTTACCAAACTGCAAGCCTTTAATACTTTCGGAAATAAGCGTCAGCGAATTGGTAATCGAACGCGACAAGACGACGGCGAAGAAAGCGGCTGCTATCAGGAAAATCACATATACATTGACCAGCGCCACTAAAAAATAGGACAAATCTTCCTGAAAGCTTTTTTGTTTTCCGTAATAGGGGAAATTAAAATAACCCAACACCTTCCCATTGCTCCTGAACGGCTGATAGGCGCTTAAATAGGTAAGATTGCCGACCGTTTCATCCTGTACAAACTTAGACTTTCCTTTGATGATTAAATTATAATAAGCACCGGCATCCATCTTTTCCGATATCAGATTTCTTTTAAATATCTCCGGCTGAGAGGACTGCAGCAATTCCCCTTTAGGACTGTAGACATTAATATCCAGAGCGTGTATGGTCGAGAGCGTTTTGGTCTTTTGCTGTATCACCTTATCGAATGTATTGCTGCCATACAAAGGATATTCTTCGAGGTAATATTGTGATACATTCTTCATCACCGTATTCACTTTCTTGAGCAGACGGTTATTGTGATAAAGGTTGTACTGGTACTGAAAATAAACCATGGTTACAACGCCAATCACCAGTAATGAAAAGAGCACCAGTGTAATCATGGAATTCTGTATTTGTTTTTGCAATGTATTCCCTTTTAAGAAATTCCGCAGGGAGTCGTTACCCCAAAATCTTTCAGAAAACCCGATGTAATCCATCAGGATGAAGAAGAACAGAAAGAATATCAGGATATAGGAAAAAACAGACAAGGTACTCAACGCAGGCTGATTGCTTTCGGACAGCACAATTTGTTTATCCCTGCCGTAGTAAATCATGTGATTATAGTCGTTGTTCTTGAAGTAAGTAAACTCCTTGTTGGACTTTACGGGAAAATTAAACTTTATCTGATATTCATATTCCCCTTTCTGCTTAACCAGGTATTTGCTGTCATAGATGGCATATGAAAAATTGTCAAACTCTTCGTCGTAGTAATTTTTCTGTTTCAGCAACAATTCGGGATAAGCACTATATGAACTGAATATTTTAGGAATGAGTTCTACAAACAGGTAACCCAACAACACGCCATCCTCTTTAATTGGGAAATAGCCCAGGTATTTTTCTCCGTTTTCCTTTATCGACAGATAATAGAAATTAGCTGAGATTGATTTGGCTTTTTTGTAAAAGCGGGCATTATTTAATTTATAAAATTCCTTTTGGGCAATCCCCACCAGTGGAACCCCATCTTTGTCAAACATATAAGTCTGAATATGATACCGCTTTACAAACTGCTTAAAATATTTGGAAGAAATGCGTTTATCAACATCGAAATTTGACAGATAGGGACTCTTAAAATAGGATTTAATAAAATTATCCTTTACTATCTGCTGTTCCGTCTCAATCAATCCAAACTCTTCACCTACGTCGCGCTCCGCTACCAGTTCCTCCATTCTGTATTTACGCTTTTCTATATCCTTTTTACCGGTATTGTAGATAACTACCACAGAAGTGAGGAAAGCAATCAATGACAACAAAACCAGATTAGCTATAAATCTGTATTTCCTGTTGTTCTGTATAAACGAATGTTCGTAATAAAAGAACAGAAAGAAAGTAAAGAGCCACAGGAGCAGAAAGAAAGGATAAAAGAGATCCGTGAACTCTCCGATAATATAACCAACTGCCCAACCGATCAATGCATAAACCAGAAGATAAACAACAAACCGTTTGTCCGGTTTTGCATCGAAAATCCATTTCATCCAGTACAACAAACCTGACATCAGCAACCCAAAGACAACCAGGCTGATAAAGGTGTACCGGTCTAAAGTGTTAATCAGGTAAAAATTGAAACTGATAACGGAGTTCTGGATCACACTCTGCATGATATATATCATCACAAAATAAATAGCCACCGGAAATGCCAGGATAAAATAGATAAAATTCATTCTTATTTTATCAGATGGAATGAACCTTAGGAAAGAAAGCGACCAGGTCAGCAAAAAAATCCGGATCAACAAGGCGCCCAGCGTATTGCTCCAGTAAGCTGAGGCATACAGATTGGAAGAAAACAAGAGAGAGGTTTTAGTCAGTGAAAATAATTTCAATTGATTGCACATCAGCTCTGTAAATAAGGATATGAGTAAGACAACTATAAATGCTGTCCAGTATCGCTTGCGGTTCAGCATCTGTTTAATGATCTGATACATGGACCAGAACAACAGGAGCAAACCAAATATTTCCACCAAAACGATATAGGGATTGTAGATGGTGTCAGCGTTATCCGCCACGCGTATCGAGAATAAGTAAGTGCCGCTATGGCTGAAGACGGAATTTGTCTTACTGGTTTCTTTGTTGGATACCACAAATCGCTTCAGGAACGGATGATTCCAGACGAATCCGTTCGCAAGGAATTTATTGTTGGTGGAATACTGGAAATAAACCGGTAATAGCGCATAAACATTTACCAATCCGTCCTCAGAAGATTTATGAATCACCTCGTAAAATCCGTTCGCTTCCTTAAGAAAATGAATGTCGCGTTCAGAAAGTTTATCTATGTTTTCAGGAACGAATGAATTTGCAGACCAGAAAACAAGTGCATCTTCCTTATAGACATACAGCAGTATTTTCCCATCCTTGTTATACTGATTATTGACCGCAATGATTTTATCGTATGAATCCGCGGAAGTC
Protein-coding sequences here:
- a CDS encoding GHKL domain-containing protein, translated to MDFWRKHKVAVAAVAGIVLLTVSVLIDTIQMVAPNVYKAKRIVERKLHAQEKAAEKMVQSPQLLTSADSYDKIIAVNNQYNKDGKILLYVYKEDALVFWSANSFVPENIDKLSERDIHFLKEANGFYEVIHKSSEDGLVNVYALLPVYFQYSTNNKFLANGFVWNHPFLKRFVVSNKETSKTNSVFSHSGTYLFSIRVADNADTIYNPYIVLVEIFGLLLLFWSMYQIIKQMLNRKRYWTAFIVVLLISLFTELMCNQLKLFSLTKTSLLFSSNLYASAYWSNTLGALLIRIFLLTWSLSFLRFIPSDKIRMNFIYFILAFPVAIYFVMIYIMQSVIQNSVISFNFYLINTLDRYTFISLVVFGLLMSGLLYWMKWIFDAKPDKRFVVYLLVYALIGWAVGYIIGEFTDLFYPFFLLLWLFTFFLFFYYEHSFIQNNRKYRFIANLVLLSLIAFLTSVVVIYNTGKKDIEKRKYRMEELVAERDVGEEFGLIETEQQIVKDNFIKSYFKSPYLSNFDVDKRISSKYFKQFVKRYHIQTYMFDKDGVPLVGIAQKEFYKLNNARFYKKAKSISANFYYLSIKENGEKYLGYFPIKEDGVLLGYLFVELIPKIFSSYSAYPELLLKQKNYYDEEFDNFSYAIYDSKYLVKQKGEYEYQIKFNFPVKSNKEFTYFKNNDYNHMIYYGRDKQIVLSESNQPALSTLSVFSYILIFFLFFFILMDYIGFSERFWGNDSLRNFLKGNTLQKQIQNSMITLVLFSLLVIGVVTMVYFQYQYNLYHNNRLLKKVNTVMKNVSQYYLEEYPLYGSNTFDKVIQQKTKTLSTIHALDINVYSPKGELLQSSQPEIFKRNLISEKMDAGAYYNLIIKGKSKFVQDETVGNLTYLSAYQPFRSNGKVLGYFNFPYYGKQKSFQEDLSYFLVALVNVYVIFLIAAAFFAVVLSRSITNSLTLISESIKGLQFGKTNTPITWKNDDEIGLLVKQYNLMLAELEKSADLLAKSEREGAWREMAKQVAHEIKNPLTPMKLSIQHLQRALRDDSPDIKDMTEKIAHRLIEQIDNLSNIATAFSDFAKMPQGSFEKVDSVPLLISTIELFREMEHVEISVSPLPEHAYVYGDREQLMRVFTNVIKNATQAIPETREGRIDIEMNVTEDGYVVLVKDNGIGISEDKRTHIFEPNFTTKSSGTGLGLAISKNIVERMNGKIWFDSVVSEHTVFYIQLPKWKDA
- the hemL gene encoding glutamate-1-semialdehyde 2,1-aminomutase, which gives rise to MKQDNSKRLFEKARSLMPGGVNSPVRAFKSVGGTPVFMKKGKGAHVWDEDGNEFIDYCCSWGPLILGHANDAVEQAIIETVKNGASFGTPTALENQLAELIISNHSFIEMIRFVSSGTEAVMSALRLARGVTQKSKIIKFEGCYHGHVDSLLVKAGSGLVTFGESTSAGVPESFANETIVLPLNDEEAFRTTLEKLHHEIAAVIIEPIPANNGLLIQSHKFLLYLREMCTKYNVLLIFDEVISGFRVGFEGAAGLYKIQPDIITFGKIIGGGMPVGAYGASHEIMNHISPLGPVYQAGTLSGNPVAMAAGAAQLTACLQPDFYHQLQHKTDKLVDGIRQHIRAKGYEITIYNIGSIFWFAFSDMAHLNRADQINSGKMSLFAKVYHYLLDNGIYFGPSGYEVGFVSAAHSDEDIDKTTVVMNNAFDNLFIQA
- a CDS encoding DUF1905 domain-containing protein, translated to MPDWKTVIEKFGRKGEKTGWSYIFIPSDIAEKMNPGDKKSFRVKGYLDETAINGISLIPMGEGNYILPLKSDLRKRMGKKTGAEIFVQLEKDETEYELNRDLMLCLQDDAEALAFFTSLPSSHQNYFSKYVDAAKTPETKEKRIVRIVRAMLLKQNYAEMIRSSKENI